In the Aromatoleum bremense genome, one interval contains:
- a CDS encoding TIGR03747 family integrating conjugative element membrane protein, whose translation MSDMAVAAQRQQQRQQGLIAGLVTLPFRFFGVLCGALLLCILIECVGMHFFWPDQGWRHAQGMLHYELDQLSTHFTRSALVQEPGRTAHRLVEQGYDWLFVKSGLLDWIRDASAQASAGSRRPTKDFRYYLGLVYVNVESYLIAAAYTTLVFLVRLLVLCLTLPLFLMAAFVGLVDGLVRRDIRRFGAGRESGFIYHRARASLIPLAVLPWVTYLALPVSVNPLLILLPSAALLGVAVCIAAATFKKYL comes from the coding sequence ATGAGCGATATGGCCGTCGCGGCCCAGCGCCAGCAGCAACGACAGCAGGGCCTGATCGCCGGCCTGGTCACACTGCCGTTCCGCTTCTTCGGCGTGCTGTGCGGCGCGCTGCTGCTGTGCATCCTGATCGAATGCGTCGGCATGCACTTCTTCTGGCCCGATCAGGGCTGGCGCCACGCGCAGGGCATGCTGCACTACGAGCTGGATCAGCTCTCCACGCATTTCACGCGCAGCGCGCTGGTGCAGGAGCCGGGGCGCACCGCGCACCGGCTGGTCGAGCAGGGCTACGACTGGCTGTTCGTGAAAAGCGGTCTGCTGGACTGGATACGCGACGCCTCGGCGCAGGCCAGCGCCGGCAGTCGCCGCCCGACCAAGGATTTCCGCTACTACCTGGGTCTGGTCTACGTGAACGTGGAGAGCTACCTGATCGCGGCGGCCTACACGACGCTGGTCTTCCTCGTGCGGCTGCTGGTGCTGTGCCTGACCCTGCCGCTGTTCCTGATGGCCGCCTTCGTCGGCCTGGTGGACGGCCTGGTGCGCCGGGACATCCGCCGCTTCGGCGCGGGACGCGAATCGGGGTTCATCTATCACCGCGCCAGGGCCAGCCTGATCCCGCTGGCCGTTCTGCCGTGGGTGACTTACCTGGCACTGCCGGTCAGCGTGAACCCGCTGCTGATCCTGCTGCCCAGCGCCGCACTGCTCGGCGTGGCGGTGTGCATCGCGGCGGCGACGTTCAAGAAGTACCTCTGA
- a CDS encoding transposase: MGESKLKHLQREEMLLSCAGVQTAGGRVRVRWETDSAATPMGQLAYFIEFLTLTGLWSCWQDRCPLSYSSPNAPTKADVLGTWLLSILSGHRRYSHVTTIRCDGVNPGLLGMNKVISEDALRRALVAIPEDNGVSWLDGHLRESTAPLLDVPWILDIDTTIKPLYGKQEGAVVSYNPKKPGRPSHSYHTYLMAGLRLVMGVEVKAGNEHSGSHTLPGLLTILDELPAHHKPKMVRGDCGFGSDGIMRELEARAQPYLFKLRLSKNVKRHIERLFRVSGWCDAGQGWEGIDSTLALTGWEDTRRVVVLRRPLRGEMLVAQEDNGQQLLGFIEADRKGGKRITGYEYAVLVTNLDHEILSLGQLYRDRADAENAFDELKNQWGWGGFTTHDLHRCQLSARAVAVIYNWWSLFVRLANPEARLEAMTSRPWLMSSVGRRTEHAGQTTITLTGQHAYFDKARQVLMRVSSQLQTWMSEAAEQSNAPSVWLRCCDHLKRTIAAIGPPAPLRLLIHHANRVG; the protein is encoded by the coding sequence ATGGGTGAGTCGAAATTGAAGCATTTGCAGCGTGAGGAAATGCTTTTGTCGTGTGCCGGGGTGCAGACGGCGGGCGGTCGCGTGCGGGTTCGTTGGGAGACCGACAGTGCGGCCACGCCGATGGGGCAACTGGCCTACTTCATTGAATTTCTGACACTGACCGGGTTGTGGTCGTGTTGGCAGGATCGCTGCCCGCTGTCGTACTCGAGCCCGAACGCACCGACCAAGGCCGATGTGCTCGGTACCTGGCTGCTGTCGATTCTGTCGGGGCACCGGCGCTACTCGCACGTCACGACGATCCGCTGCGATGGGGTCAATCCGGGGCTGCTGGGGATGAACAAGGTGATCAGCGAGGACGCGCTGCGCCGGGCGCTGGTGGCGATTCCCGAAGACAATGGGGTGAGCTGGCTCGACGGCCACCTGCGCGAGAGCACCGCGCCCTTGCTCGATGTGCCCTGGATTCTGGACATCGACACAACTATCAAGCCGCTGTACGGCAAGCAGGAGGGGGCGGTCGTGTCGTACAACCCGAAGAAGCCGGGGCGGCCTTCGCACAGTTACCACACCTACCTGATGGCCGGGCTGCGCCTGGTGATGGGGGTTGAGGTCAAGGCGGGCAACGAGCACTCGGGCAGTCACACCTTGCCCGGCTTGCTCACGATCCTCGATGAGCTGCCCGCCCATCACAAACCGAAGATGGTACGCGGCGACTGCGGGTTCGGGTCGGACGGCATCATGCGCGAGCTCGAAGCGCGCGCACAGCCCTACCTGTTCAAGCTGCGCCTGTCGAAGAACGTCAAGCGCCACATTGAGCGCCTGTTCCGGGTCTCGGGCTGGTGTGATGCCGGTCAGGGCTGGGAAGGGATCGACAGCACGCTGGCACTCACCGGATGGGAAGACACGCGTCGCGTGGTCGTGCTGCGCCGCCCCCTGCGGGGCGAAATGCTCGTCGCCCAGGAGGACAACGGTCAGCAACTGCTGGGCTTCATTGAGGCCGACCGCAAGGGCGGAAAGCGCATCACCGGCTACGAGTACGCTGTGCTGGTCACCAACCTGGACCACGAAATCCTCTCGCTCGGCCAGCTCTACCGTGACCGGGCCGACGCGGAGAACGCCTTCGACGAACTCAAGAACCAGTGGGGCTGGGGCGGCTTCACCACGCACGATCTGCATCGCTGCCAACTGTCGGCGCGCGCGGTGGCCGTGATCTACAACTGGTGGAGCCTGTTTGTGCGCCTGGCCAACCCCGAAGCCCGGCTCGAAGCCATGACCAGCCGACCCTGGTTGATGTCCTCGGTCGGCCGACGCACCGAGCATGCGGGCCAGACCACGATCACGCTGACCGGGCAGCACGCCTATTTCGACAAGGCCCGCCAAGTGCTCATGCGCGTGTCCAGCCAGCTTCAAACCTGGATGAGCGAAGCTGCGGAGCAGTCCAACGCCCCATCGGTCTGGCTGCGCTGTTGCGACCATCTCAAGCGCACCATCGCGGCCATCGGACCACCGGCACCCCTTCGTTTGCTGATTCATCATGCAAACCGGGTGGGGTAA
- the traD gene encoding type IV conjugative transfer system coupling protein TraD, translating into MLLRPAVELYTVAVCAGAAILCLVAPWSLALNPLLGLGSALAFLTFGAIRLRDAWAILRYRRNIRRLPRYVMTSRDVPVSQLRLFVGRGFRWEQRHTHRLMQTYRPEFRRYVEPTAIYRVARRLEEQLEFAPFPVSTLARALAWDSPLNPARPLPPVGGLPRLHGIEPAEVDVTLPLGERVGHTLVLGTTRVGKTRLAELFITQDIRRKVRGEHEVVIVFDPKGDADLLKRMYVEAKRAGREGEFYVFHLGWPDISARYNAVGRFGRISEVATRIAGQLSGEGNSAAFREFAWRFVNIIARALVELGQRPDYLLIQRHVINIDALFIEYAQHYFAKNEPKAWEIIVQLEAKLNDKNIPRNMIGREKRVIALEQYLSQVRVYDPVLDGLRSAVRYDRTYFDKIVASLLPLLEKLTTGKIAQLLAPNYSDLSDPQPIFDWMQVIRKRAVVYVGLDALSDAEVAAAVGNSMFSDLVSVAGHIYKFGIDDGLPGAAAGTKIPINVHADEFNELMGDEFIPMVNKGGGAGVQVTAYTQTLSDIEARIGNRAKAGQVVGNFNNLFMLRVRETATAELLTRQLPKVEVYATALMSGATDSSDPHGNTAFTSNTQDRISTTSVPLIEPAHVVALPKGQCFALIEGGNLWKVRMPLPAPDSDEAMPKDLQELAGYMRQHYVEAGDWWENQGIPGLQDKALPDDLLDDFKQMAAVEEAEA; encoded by the coding sequence GTGCTGCTGCGGCCAGCGGTGGAGCTTTACACCGTGGCGGTTTGCGCCGGCGCCGCGATTCTGTGCCTGGTGGCACCGTGGTCGCTCGCGCTGAACCCGCTGCTCGGTCTGGGCTCGGCGCTGGCTTTCCTGACCTTCGGCGCGATTCGCCTGCGCGATGCCTGGGCGATCCTGCGCTATCGCCGGAACATCCGCCGCCTGCCGCGCTACGTGATGACCAGCCGCGACGTGCCGGTGAGTCAGCTGCGGCTGTTCGTCGGCCGGGGCTTTCGCTGGGAGCAGCGGCACACGCACCGGCTGATGCAGACCTACCGGCCGGAGTTCCGCCGCTACGTCGAGCCGACGGCGATCTACCGGGTCGCCCGGCGGCTGGAGGAGCAGCTTGAGTTCGCGCCATTTCCCGTCTCGACGTTGGCGCGCGCGCTGGCCTGGGACAGCCCGCTCAACCCGGCGCGGCCGCTGCCGCCGGTCGGCGGACTGCCGCGCCTGCATGGCATCGAACCGGCCGAGGTCGACGTCACCCTGCCGCTGGGCGAGCGCGTCGGCCACACCCTGGTGCTGGGCACCACGCGCGTGGGCAAGACGCGGCTGGCCGAGCTGTTCATCACCCAGGACATCCGCCGCAAGGTCCGCGGCGAGCACGAGGTGGTGATCGTCTTCGACCCCAAGGGCGATGCGGACCTGTTGAAGCGCATGTACGTCGAGGCCAAGCGCGCCGGGCGCGAAGGCGAGTTCTACGTGTTCCATCTGGGCTGGCCGGACATCTCGGCGCGCTACAACGCCGTGGGCCGGTTCGGGCGGATCTCCGAGGTGGCCACGCGCATCGCCGGGCAGCTCTCGGGCGAAGGCAACAGCGCCGCCTTCCGCGAATTCGCCTGGCGCTTCGTCAACATCATCGCGCGCGCCCTGGTCGAGCTGGGGCAGCGGCCGGACTACCTGCTGATCCAGCGCCACGTCATCAACATCGACGCGCTGTTCATCGAGTACGCCCAGCACTACTTCGCCAAGAACGAGCCGAAGGCCTGGGAGATCATCGTCCAGCTCGAAGCGAAGCTGAACGACAAGAACATCCCGCGCAACATGATCGGGCGCGAGAAGCGCGTGATAGCCCTCGAACAGTACCTGTCCCAGGTGCGCGTCTATGACCCGGTGCTCGACGGCCTGCGCAGCGCCGTGCGCTACGACCGGACGTACTTCGACAAGATCGTCGCTTCGCTGCTGCCGCTGCTGGAGAAGCTCACCACCGGCAAGATCGCGCAACTGCTCGCGCCGAACTATTCCGACCTGTCCGACCCGCAGCCGATCTTCGACTGGATGCAGGTCATCCGCAAACGCGCGGTAGTCTACGTGGGGCTGGATGCACTGTCCGACGCCGAAGTCGCGGCGGCGGTGGGCAACTCGATGTTCAGCGATCTGGTCTCGGTCGCCGGCCACATCTACAAGTTCGGCATCGACGACGGGCTGCCCGGCGCCGCGGCGGGCACAAAGATTCCGATCAACGTCCACGCCGACGAATTCAATGAACTCATGGGCGACGAGTTCATCCCGATGGTCAACAAGGGCGGCGGTGCCGGCGTGCAGGTGACGGCCTACACGCAGACCTTGAGCGACATCGAGGCCCGCATCGGCAACCGAGCCAAGGCCGGCCAGGTGGTCGGCAACTTCAACAACCTCTTTATGCTGCGCGTGCGCGAGACCGCCACCGCCGAACTGCTGACGCGACAACTGCCCAAGGTCGAGGTGTACGCCACGGCACTGATGAGCGGCGCCACCGACAGCTCCGATCCGCACGGCAATACCGCGTTCACGTCCAACACCCAGGACCGCATCAGCACGACCAGCGTGCCGTTGATCGAGCCGGCGCATGTCGTGGCGCTGCCCAAGGGGCAATGCTTCGCGCTGATCGAGGGCGGCAACCTCTGGAAAGTCCGCATGCCGCTGCCGGCACCCGACTCCGACGAAGCCATGCCGAAGGATCTGCAGGAGCTGGCCGGCTACATGCGACAGCACTACGTCGAGGCAGGAGACTGGTGGGAGAACCAAGGCATCCCCGGCCTGCAGGACAAGGCGCTGCCCGACGACCTGCTGGACGACTTCAAGCAGATGGCCGCAGTTGAAGAGGCCGAAGCATGA
- a CDS encoding integrating conjugative element protein — translation MNHIVLIAAIGLLSTTAVFAQTASAPLIVVEDRGGDSALPYYRSLNPQPDQATPPAPMPAPRVGNAADAEAAMLPVRSTQLSPGDVQRRVIRAPGLTALFLIGDDERSRAWLRQRQAALRELQAVGLVVNVESMAALTALRRLAPGLTLSPASGDDLAQRLGLRHYPVLITSTSVEQ, via the coding sequence ATGAACCACATCGTCCTCATCGCCGCCATCGGGCTGCTGTCCACGACCGCCGTCTTCGCCCAGACCGCCTCCGCGCCGTTGATCGTCGTCGAAGACCGCGGCGGCGACTCCGCGCTGCCGTACTACCGGTCGCTGAATCCTCAGCCGGATCAGGCCACACCGCCGGCCCCGATGCCGGCCCCTCGCGTGGGCAACGCGGCCGACGCCGAAGCCGCCATGCTGCCGGTTCGCTCGACGCAACTGTCGCCGGGCGACGTGCAGCGCCGCGTCATCCGGGCGCCGGGCCTGACGGCGCTGTTCCTGATCGGCGATGACGAGCGTTCGCGCGCCTGGCTGCGGCAGCGGCAGGCGGCGCTGCGAGAGCTGCAGGCCGTGGGCCTGGTGGTCAACGTGGAGTCGATGGCCGCGCTGACGGCGCTGCGTAGGCTGGCTCCCGGCCTGACCCTCTCGCCGGCCTCCGGCGACGACCTGGCCCAGCGCCTGGGCCTGCGCCACTACCCAGTGCTCATCACGTCCACCAGCGTCGAGCAGTAG
- a CDS encoding lytic transglycosylase domain-containing protein: MAAAIGTPGRERRPSRVAIRLIGAALLLASGGWSLAALARDVPPPAYQLAAHRADVPARVLYAVALQESGTRLRGRLIPWPWTLNVAGAPQRYATRADACAGLHRALADMPAKRIDAGLGQVNLGYHTHRYTQPCELLDPYRNLAIAAEILREQHTPGEDWLLAIGRYHRPAGGAPAARYRRSVHRHLTRVLDPGVPVPTLQATTP, encoded by the coding sequence ATGGCAGCGGCAATAGGTACTCCGGGCCGGGAGCGTCGGCCGTCCCGCGTCGCCATCCGCTTGATCGGTGCCGCGCTGCTGCTCGCGAGCGGGGGCTGGTCGTTGGCGGCGCTGGCGCGTGATGTGCCACCTCCGGCCTATCAACTGGCGGCGCATCGCGCAGACGTACCAGCCAGGGTGCTGTACGCAGTGGCCTTGCAGGAGAGCGGCACGAGGCTGCGCGGGCGCCTGATCCCCTGGCCGTGGACGCTCAACGTCGCCGGCGCGCCACAGCGCTACGCTACCCGCGCCGACGCCTGCGCCGGGCTGCACCGGGCGCTGGCCGACATGCCGGCCAAGCGCATCGATGCCGGCCTGGGTCAGGTCAATCTCGGCTATCACACGCATCGCTACACGCAGCCCTGCGAGCTGCTGGATCCCTACCGCAACCTCGCCATCGCTGCGGAAATACTGCGCGAACAGCACACGCCGGGCGAGGACTGGTTGCTTGCCATCGGCCGCTATCACCGGCCCGCCGGCGGGGCGCCTGCGGCGCGCTACCGGCGCAGTGTGCATCGGCACCTGACTCGCGTGCTCGACCCCGGCGTTCCCGTTCCGACCCTTCAGGCCACCACGCCATGA
- a CDS encoding TIGR03759 family integrating conjugative element protein has product MILRSLLAAVVLFAAFGASAQPAPVTNSRMVPAQVQPGADAALEERQAREWGLHPEEWARYRQLMQGPLGVYSPQLDPLTALGIEARSEEERRRYAELQVQAEARRVGKTLAYQRAYDAAWQRLFPGQPRVSLPGAKAQGAGNTGSGRLAVFVKADCAPCAQRVQQLQAAGTAFDLYMVGSRQDDARIRQWATQAGIDPARVRARTITLNHDAGRWLSLGLPGDLPAVVREVNGQWQRQ; this is encoded by the coding sequence ATGATCCTGCGGTCGTTGCTCGCTGCCGTCGTTCTGTTCGCCGCTTTCGGCGCATCCGCCCAGCCGGCCCCGGTGACGAACTCGCGCATGGTGCCCGCCCAGGTGCAGCCGGGCGCTGATGCCGCGCTCGAAGAGAGGCAGGCGCGGGAGTGGGGGCTTCACCCGGAGGAGTGGGCCCGTTACCGGCAACTGATGCAGGGGCCGCTCGGGGTCTATTCGCCCCAGCTCGATCCGCTCACGGCGCTGGGCATCGAGGCCCGCAGCGAGGAGGAGCGCAGGCGCTACGCGGAGTTGCAGGTGCAGGCCGAGGCCCGGCGCGTCGGCAAGACGCTGGCCTACCAGCGGGCCTACGACGCGGCGTGGCAGCGCCTGTTTCCCGGCCAGCCGCGCGTGAGCCTGCCCGGCGCCAAGGCGCAGGGTGCCGGCAACACCGGCTCCGGGCGCCTGGCGGTCTTCGTCAAGGCCGACTGCGCACCGTGTGCGCAGCGCGTGCAGCAGTTGCAGGCGGCCGGTACGGCCTTCGATCTCTACATGGTCGGCAGCCGTCAGGACGACGCGCGCATCCGGCAGTGGGCCACCCAGGCGGGCATCGACCCGGCCAGGGTGCGCGCCCGCACCATCACGCTCAACCACGATGCGGGACGCTGGCTGTCGCTCGGCCTGCCCGGCGATCTGCCGGCCGTGGTGCGCGAGGTGAACGGCCAATGGCAGCGGCAATAG